The following proteins are encoded in a genomic region of Bernardetia sp. MNP-M8:
- a CDS encoding porin family protein → MKKTFFLSLLFCLAITYQLQAQNFSYSGFKTGLSVGRAPISFEKVKIPEVMDIIDIDTIPIVPVLNLLEVENEKSNGKFNVGLQFGVFAGKEFTKTIGMRMELNYVQMGRVDTINYNQRQKYSLSYFSFDPMLQLRIAPKSRNHFYILAGPSARLLVGNKASGIEGVAPLDVRQTDLGANLGFSYLVGLTPYLYLTLEARAYYGLMNIAQKPKENSVPISKYVNAQNSVLTALFSDPPGEISPETAQTLVDVQEHGLNNNYKISNQGATFSIGFCVPLRPKADKLIKMKKQ, encoded by the coding sequence ATGAAAAAAACATTTTTTCTATCTCTGCTTTTCTGCTTAGCTATTACCTATCAATTACAAGCACAAAACTTCTCTTACTCAGGCTTTAAGACAGGCTTATCAGTTGGACGTGCGCCTATTTCCTTTGAGAAAGTAAAGATACCAGAAGTTATGGATATTATAGATATAGATACTATACCAATTGTACCTGTTTTAAATTTGTTAGAAGTAGAGAATGAAAAAAGCAATGGCAAATTCAATGTGGGTTTGCAGTTTGGTGTTTTTGCAGGAAAAGAATTTACCAAAACTATCGGAATGCGTATGGAGCTAAACTATGTTCAGATGGGACGAGTTGATACAATTAATTATAATCAACGTCAGAAATATAGCCTAAGTTATTTTTCATTTGACCCTATGTTACAACTTCGTATAGCTCCAAAAAGTCGTAATCATTTCTATATTTTGGCAGGTCCTTCAGCTCGTCTTTTGGTAGGAAATAAGGCATCAGGAATAGAAGGAGTAGCACCTTTAGATGTTCGTCAGACTGATTTGGGAGCTAATCTAGGGTTTAGTTATTTAGTAGGACTTACTCCTTATCTCTATTTAACTCTTGAGGCTCGTGCTTATTATGGACTTATGAATATCGCACAAAAACCGAAAGAAAATTCAGTTCCTATATCTAAATATGTAAATGCTCAAAATTCTGTGTTGACAGCATTGTTCTCAGATCCTCCAGGAGAAATAAGTCCAGAAACAGCTCAAACACTTGTAGATGTTCAAGAACACGGATTAAATAATAATTATAAAATATCAAATCAAGGAGCTACTTTCAGTATTGGTTTCTGTGTTCCTTTGCGTCCAAAAGCAGACAAATTGATTAAAATGAAGAAACAATAA
- a CDS encoding iron-sulfur cluster assembly accessory protein: MITITDKAATQIGQLKQQENHAPDSNIRVSVQGGGCSGLMYDLAFDASIQDSDQVFEDKGIKILVDKKSLLYLLGTSLDFTDGLNGKGFQFVNPNASRTCGCGESFSV; this comes from the coding sequence ATGATTACAATTACAGACAAAGCAGCGACTCAAATTGGTCAGCTCAAACAACAAGAAAATCATGCTCCTGATAGTAATATCCGTGTGTCCGTACAAGGAGGAGGGTGTTCAGGACTTATGTACGACCTAGCTTTTGATGCTTCTATTCAAGATTCAGATCAAGTATTTGAAGATAAAGGCATCAAAATATTAGTCGATAAAAAGAGTTTGTTGTATCTTTTAGGTACTTCACTTGATTTTACAGATGGATTAAACGGAAAAGGGTTTCAATTTGTAAATCCAAATGCTTCACGTACGTGTGGATGTGGAGAAAGTTTTTCAGTTTAA
- a CDS encoding PIG-L family deacetylase: protein MINFQNKKILVVVAHPDDELLGVGATMHHLIKNYNCQVRAIILGEGITSRSDNRDREKWEQELQTHRNNIYSAQKCIGYQSVGIYDFADNRFDSVALLDLVKVIEKEKKEFEPTIIFTHHGGDLNIDHRCTFEAVMTAIRPMEHENVQHIFTFETPSSTEWQAFNYPNPFQPNFFVSIKEESVNAKIKGMESYEFEKRAYPHPRSPEALHIQAQRHGVAVGKHFAEAFMYVRGIV from the coding sequence ATGATAAACTTTCAAAATAAAAAAATATTAGTAGTAGTAGCTCACCCAGACGATGAGCTTTTAGGAGTTGGTGCAACCATGCACCACCTTATCAAAAACTATAATTGTCAGGTAAGAGCTATTATTTTGGGAGAAGGAATTACTTCTCGTTCGGATAATAGAGATAGAGAAAAATGGGAACAAGAGCTTCAAACCCACAGAAATAATATTTATTCTGCTCAAAAATGTATTGGTTATCAAAGTGTAGGAATTTATGATTTTGCTGATAATCGTTTTGATTCTGTAGCTTTATTAGACTTAGTAAAAGTAATAGAGAAAGAAAAAAAAGAATTTGAGCCTACTATTATTTTCACACATCATGGAGGAGATTTGAATATTGACCATCGCTGTACTTTTGAAGCTGTCATGACGGCTATACGTCCAATGGAACATGAAAATGTTCAGCATATTTTTACTTTCGAAACTCCGTCCTCTACTGAATGGCAAGCCTTTAATTATCCTAATCCTTTTCAACCTAACTTTTTTGTTAGTATAAAAGAAGAAAGTGTAAATGCAAAAATTAAAGGAATGGAAAGTTATGAATTTGAAAAACGTGCTTATCCTCACCCTCGCTCTCCAGAAGCATTACACATACAGGCACAACGCCATGGAGTAGCTGTTGGAAAACATTTTGCAGAAGCATTTATGTATGTCAGAGGAATTGTGTAA
- a CDS encoding GNAT family N-acetyltransferase has translation MIKKIKNREFEFFKAQVENEEFIISYFELFESCFGKREDLNREWYNWFNLASPFGKNDIFLVKDLESNQLVSAYGLLPYQVNYNQKLYPAALCTNVMVHPDYRGYGLFVETGLFALKDSSKKGNKIVIGIPNENAIRGHLKVGWNQLDNLYFLNINPSLCEDKPLESGIKELTNYKQLENISSFFEKYNYSIVRNKEFIKWRFLERPNKSYKIFILEEYEKVEGYIVLKKFLDEEQSILKTHIVDFGYNQIHHLKKLLNTSIYYSKQEKSHLLNMWHLTEESTEYNCIVSIGFRKTENFNYFINYSDQINYDNIHNWHITLGDNDVY, from the coding sequence ATGATAAAAAAAATAAAGAATAGAGAGTTCGAGTTTTTCAAAGCTCAAGTAGAAAATGAAGAATTTATAATCTCTTACTTTGAATTGTTCGAAAGTTGTTTTGGAAAAAGAGAAGATCTAAATAGAGAATGGTACAATTGGTTTAATTTGGCTTCTCCATTTGGCAAAAATGATATTTTTTTAGTAAAAGATTTGGAAAGTAATCAATTAGTTAGTGCTTATGGATTATTACCCTATCAAGTCAATTACAATCAAAAATTATATCCTGCTGCTTTATGTACAAATGTTATGGTACATCCTGATTATAGAGGATATGGTTTGTTTGTGGAAACAGGTTTGTTTGCTTTAAAAGATAGCTCTAAAAAAGGTAATAAAATAGTAATTGGTATTCCTAATGAAAATGCAATTCGTGGACATTTGAAAGTAGGATGGAATCAATTAGATAACTTATACTTTCTAAATATAAACCCATCTTTGTGTGAAGATAAGCCATTAGAATCAGGAATAAAAGAGCTTACAAATTACAAACAATTAGAAAATATTAGTTCTTTTTTTGAAAAATATAACTATAGTATAGTTAGAAATAAAGAGTTTATAAAATGGAGATTTCTTGAACGCCCTAATAAGTCATATAAAATATTTATTTTAGAAGAATATGAAAAAGTAGAAGGATATATTGTATTAAAAAAATTTCTTGATGAAGAACAATCTATTCTCAAAACTCATATTGTAGATTTTGGCTATAATCAAATACATCATCTAAAAAAACTTTTGAATACTTCAATATATTACTCTAAACAAGAAAAAAGTCATTTATTAAATATGTGGCATTTAACAGAAGAAAGTACAGAATACAATTGCATAGTAAGTATAGGTTTTCGTAAAACAGAAAATTTCAATTACTTTATTAATTACTCAGACCAAATTAATTATGATAATATTCATAATTGGCATATTACATTAGGAGATAATGATGTATATTAA
- the pseI gene encoding pseudaminic acid synthase — MKKIQVQDFTISSENKPFIIAEMSGNHNQSLERALEIIDAAAAAGGHAIKIQTSSPDMLTIDSSNEDFIVRGSNPDWEAKTLYNLYQEVYTPFEWHEAIFKRAKEKNIIAFSSPFGLEAVDFLETLDCPMYKIASFENNFIQLIEKVALTGKPVIISTGMANLETLQDIIDLFARVNNPNLILLKCTSTYPASAVDSNLLTIPHMESMFDCIIGLSDHTLGIGVAVAATALGARVIEKHFTLNRKDGGLDASFSLEPHEFKSLVEETEKAFDALGKVTYGITTAEQKSITFRRSIYVVEDIKAGEVFTSTNIRVIRPGKGLLPKFYNNIIGKTSKQDISKGTALSWNNL, encoded by the coding sequence ATGAAAAAAATACAAGTACAAGACTTTACAATTAGTTCGGAAAATAAGCCTTTTATCATTGCTGAAATGTCTGGTAATCATAATCAATCGCTTGAAAGAGCTTTAGAAATTATTGATGCAGCAGCAGCAGCAGGAGGACATGCTATAAAAATACAAACAAGTTCACCAGATATGCTTACAATAGACTCCTCAAACGAAGACTTTATTGTTAGAGGTTCAAACCCAGACTGGGAAGCTAAAACATTGTATAATCTCTATCAAGAAGTATATACACCCTTCGAATGGCATGAAGCAATATTTAAACGAGCAAAGGAAAAGAATATAATTGCCTTTAGTTCTCCTTTTGGGTTAGAAGCAGTAGATTTTTTAGAAACATTAGATTGTCCAATGTACAAAATAGCTTCTTTTGAAAATAATTTTATCCAATTAATAGAGAAAGTAGCTCTAACAGGAAAACCTGTAATAATATCAACAGGTATGGCTAATTTAGAAACTCTACAAGATATTATTGATTTATTTGCAAGAGTGAATAATCCTAATCTTATCTTACTAAAATGTACGAGTACCTATCCTGCTTCAGCTGTAGATTCTAACCTCCTAACTATTCCACATATGGAAAGTATGTTTGATTGTATAATAGGATTGTCTGATCATACTTTAGGAATAGGAGTAGCTGTCGCTGCAACAGCATTAGGAGCTAGAGTAATTGAAAAGCATTTTACTTTAAATAGAAAAGATGGAGGGCTAGATGCTTCTTTTTCATTAGAGCCTCATGAGTTTAAAAGTTTAGTAGAAGAAACTGAAAAGGCATTTGATGCCTTAGGAAAAGTAACTTATGGTATTACTACTGCAGAACAAAAGTCAATCACTTTTAGACGTTCTATTTATGTTGTGGAAGATATAAAAGCAGGAGAAGTATTTACTTCAACAAATATAAGAGTAATACGTCCAGGTAAAGGACTTTTGCCTAAGTTTTACAATAATATAATAGGAAAAACATCAAAACAAGACATTTCCAAAGGCACAGCACTTTCTTGGAATAACCTTTAA
- a CDS encoding formyltransferase family protein yields MKIQLLVDNIGSWIIPYAKKLQSLLLELNHNVELIHSHEDIQKGDVLVLLSCEQILKNLNLNTHNLVIHESALPQGKGWSPLTWQVLEGKSQIPITLFEATQKVDAGLIYEQDSISLNGTELVEELRVFQGEKTIELVIKFITNYPNNSKKKQEGLESFYPKRSPKDSELNIYKTIDEQFNLLRVCDNEKYPAFFYKNGVKYYIKINKAN; encoded by the coding sequence ATGAAAATACAATTATTAGTCGATAATATTGGCTCTTGGATTATTCCTTATGCTAAAAAGTTACAAAGTTTGCTTCTAGAATTAAATCATAATGTTGAATTAATTCATTCTCATGAGGATATACAAAAAGGCGATGTGTTAGTTTTATTATCTTGTGAACAAATTTTAAAAAACTTAAATTTGAACACGCACAATTTGGTCATTCATGAAAGTGCCTTACCACAAGGAAAAGGTTGGTCGCCACTGACTTGGCAAGTTTTAGAAGGAAAAAGCCAAATACCTATCACATTATTTGAAGCTACTCAAAAAGTAGATGCAGGTCTAATTTATGAGCAAGATAGTATTTCCTTAAATGGAACAGAGCTAGTAGAAGAATTACGTGTTTTTCAAGGAGAAAAAACGATTGAATTAGTGATAAAATTTATTACTAATTATCCAAATAACTCAAAGAAAAAACAAGAGGGTTTAGAGTCATTTTATCCTAAAAGAAGTCCTAAGGATAGTGAGTTGAATATTTATAAGACTATTGATGAACAATTTAATTTATTGAGAGTCTGTGATAATGAAAAATATCCTGCTTTTTTTTATAAAAATGGAGTAAAATATTATATCAAAATAAATAAAGCAAATTAA
- the pseG gene encoding UDP-2,4-diacetamido-2,4,6-trideoxy-beta-L-altropyranose hydrolase — protein sequence MFFRADANSQIGWGHIVRSMALADMLIEDKNSVFECVFLVQNPSLVLQNQIKEKFELIILQESTNFLEEAHFIAKSYLQDNSIIVLDHYQIQTDYQRIIKQNSNSKIVCIDDMHDWHFVADVVINHAEGLKKTDYSCEPYTKLCLGAEYALLRKPFLEAAKQKREINKIENAFICFGGSDIYNLTKTAIDSCLNVDKLKQINVVLGSASLFYQEILELCKQNDKIILHQNLSAQQMCKLMKHSDIAIAPASSISYEILSTGLIWLGGYYVDNQLSIYRGFENNLTIDLQDLKIDLENKIINGFDKLFLLSSFATAKAIDGYSSKRLLELF from the coding sequence GTGTTTTTCAGAGCAGATGCCAACTCTCAAATTGGTTGGGGACATATTGTACGCAGTATGGCTTTAGCTGATATGCTAATAGAAGATAAAAACTCTGTGTTTGAATGCGTTTTTTTGGTTCAGAATCCTTCTTTAGTTCTTCAAAATCAAATCAAAGAAAAATTTGAATTAATTATTTTGCAAGAATCTACTAATTTTTTAGAAGAAGCTCATTTTATTGCCAAATCTTATTTACAAGATAATTCTATTATCGTATTAGACCATTATCAAATACAGACAGATTATCAAAGAATTATTAAACAAAATAGCAATTCAAAAATAGTTTGTATTGATGATATGCATGATTGGCATTTTGTGGCTGATGTAGTGATTAATCATGCAGAAGGGCTGAAGAAAACTGATTATTCTTGTGAACCCTATACAAAATTATGTCTAGGAGCAGAATATGCTTTACTTCGAAAACCATTTTTAGAAGCTGCCAAACAAAAAAGAGAAATAAATAAAATAGAGAATGCTTTCATTTGTTTTGGAGGTTCAGATATTTACAATCTTACAAAGACAGCGATAGACAGTTGTCTAAATGTAGATAAATTAAAACAAATTAATGTAGTTTTAGGCAGTGCCTCATTATTTTATCAAGAAATTCTAGAGCTGTGCAAACAAAATGATAAAATAATTCTTCATCAAAACCTTTCTGCTCAACAGATGTGTAAATTAATGAAACACTCTGATATAGCCATTGCACCTGCTAGTAGTATTTCTTATGAAATTCTTTCAACTGGCTTAATTTGGTTAGGGGGCTATTATGTAGATAATCAACTATCTATTTACAGAGGTTTTGAAAATAATCTAACTATTGATTTACAAGATTTAAAAATAGACTTGGAAAACAAAATCATAAATGGATTTGATAAATTATTTTTACTTTCTTCTTTCGCAACTGCTAAAGCTATTGATGGGTATTCATCTAAACGACTTTTAGAATTATTTTAA
- the pseF gene encoding pseudaminic acid cytidylyltransferase, with protein sequence MKKLAIITARGGSKRIPRKNIKDFLGKPIIAYSIETALKSELFDEVMVSTEDEEIAQIAQQYGAVIPFLRSNKNADDFSGTADVLIEVINEYRRQGKEFDICCGIYPTAPFITIEILEKALELLTLKKLDVVFPVGEFSSPIQRALKKNIENKVSMFEPSNLMKRSQDLEKAYFDAGQFYMCKTDTLLEKKRLWTDNTGVITLSTLQVQDIDNIEDWKMAEFKYQWIKQQS encoded by the coding sequence ATGAAAAAACTAGCTATCATCACAGCACGAGGAGGAAGTAAACGAATTCCTAGAAAAAATATAAAAGATTTCTTAGGAAAACCTATCATTGCTTATTCTATTGAGACAGCTTTAAAATCTGAATTATTTGATGAGGTAATGGTTTCGACAGAAGATGAAGAAATCGCTCAAATTGCTCAACAGTATGGTGCAGTTATTCCTTTTTTACGCAGTAATAAAAATGCCGATGATTTTTCAGGCACAGCTGATGTATTAATAGAGGTAATCAATGAATATCGAAGACAAGGAAAAGAATTTGATATTTGTTGTGGTATTTATCCTACAGCTCCTTTTATTACTATTGAAATACTAGAAAAAGCATTGGAATTATTAACTTTAAAGAAACTTGATGTTGTCTTTCCAGTGGGCGAATTTTCTTCGCCTATTCAAAGAGCTTTAAAAAAAAATATTGAAAATAAGGTAAGCATGTTTGAGCCTAGTAATCTAATGAAACGCTCACAAGATTTGGAAAAAGCTTATTTTGATGCAGGTCAGTTTTATATGTGTAAGACAGATACATTACTAGAAAAAAAACGGCTTTGGACAGATAATACAGGAGTAATTACCTTATCTACTTTACAAGTTCAAGATATTGATAACATAGAAGATTGGAAAATGGCAGAATTCAAATACCAATGGATCAAACAACAAAGCTAA
- the pseC gene encoding UDP-4-amino-4,6-dideoxy-N-acetyl-beta-L-altrosamine transaminase, which translates to MTTTTFSIPYGKQNITQDDINAVVETLQADFLTQGPKIDEFEYKFANYVGSKYAVAVSNGTAALHLCALALNVNEKSKVITTPITFAASANCIKYCGGEVVFVDIDPKTSLIDLDKLEELLKSNPQGTFDGIIPVDFMGLPVDLEKARKLADEYGLWIIEDACHAPGGYFIDSQNKKQNCGSGNYADLAIFSFHPVKHIASGEGGMITTNDKDLYDKLIKLRTHGITKNPDLLQENHGGWYYEMQDLGYNYRIPDILAALGISQLSRADEMMQKRQEIAERYDDAFKNTKVCFFQYPKNGDIEGKNKIFHAYHLYVIQVENRKELYDFLRENNIFAQVHYIPVHIMPYYKSLGYKNGDFPSAESYYESCLSIPMYPTLTEEEQNFVIEKILEFVSK; encoded by the coding sequence ATGACTACCACCACTTTCTCTATTCCTTATGGGAAACAGAACATTACTCAAGATGATATCAATGCTGTTGTAGAAACTCTACAAGCTGATTTTCTAACACAAGGACCTAAGATTGATGAATTTGAATATAAGTTTGCTAACTATGTAGGTTCAAAATATGCTGTGGCAGTTTCGAATGGAACAGCAGCATTGCATTTATGTGCTTTAGCACTGAATGTAAATGAAAAAAGTAAGGTAATTACAACTCCTATCACTTTTGCAGCTTCAGCAAATTGTATTAAATATTGTGGTGGGGAAGTTGTCTTTGTAGATATTGACCCAAAAACTTCTCTTATTGATTTAGATAAATTAGAAGAGTTATTAAAATCAAATCCACAAGGAACATTCGATGGGATTATTCCTGTGGATTTTATGGGTTTGCCTGTAGATTTGGAAAAAGCTAGAAAACTAGCAGATGAATATGGATTATGGATTATTGAAGATGCTTGTCATGCACCTGGGGGATATTTTATCGATTCTCAAAATAAAAAGCAAAATTGTGGTAGTGGTAATTATGCCGATTTAGCTATTTTTTCATTCCACCCTGTCAAACATATTGCTTCTGGGGAAGGTGGAATGATTACCACAAATGACAAAGATTTGTATGATAAATTAATCAAACTTCGTACCCATGGAATTACCAAAAATCCAGATTTATTGCAGGAAAATCATGGAGGTTGGTATTATGAAATGCAAGACTTAGGATATAATTATCGTATTCCTGATATTTTGGCTGCTTTAGGAATTTCTCAACTCTCAAGAGCTGATGAAATGATGCAAAAACGTCAAGAAATTGCAGAACGTTATGATGACGCATTCAAAAATACGAAGGTTTGCTTTTTTCAGTATCCTAAAAATGGAGATATTGAAGGTAAAAATAAAATTTTCCATGCTTATCATCTGTATGTCATTCAAGTAGAAAACCGAAAAGAACTCTATGATTTCCTAAGAGAAAATAATATCTTTGCTCAAGTACATTATATTCCTGTACATATTATGCCCTATTATAAATCTTTGGGATACAAAAATGGAGATTTTCCTAGTGCAGAAAGTTATTATGAATCTTGTTTGAGTATTCCGATGTATCCAACTCTTACAGAGGAGGAACAAAATTTTGTAATAGAAAAAATACTAGAGTTTGTCAGTAAATAA
- the pseB gene encoding UDP-N-acetylglucosamine 4,6-dehydratase (inverting) — MLDLNHKSIFITGGTGSFGKKFVKTILEKYPKVKRLIIFSRDELKQFEMAQTFSPEKYPAIRYFIGDIRDKERLMRALHGVDIVIHAAALKQVPTAEYNPFECIKTNVLGAQNLIEASIDSGVKQVVALSTDKAAAPINLYGATKLCSDKLFVAANNIAGSNEISFSVVRYGNVMGSRGSVIPFFMNKRAEGKLPITHEGMTRFNISLEEGVDLVLFALENAKGGEIFVPKIPSYRILDVAEAIAPECKKEIVGIRPGEKIHEEMITESDSMNTIELENHFIIVPNAPFASYEEQVNKYLGYHGGKVVEDGFSYSSGENTDWLTIEQLRELIKTHVDSNFEAFEATS; from the coding sequence ATGTTAGACTTAAATCATAAATCCATCTTTATTACAGGTGGTACAGGTTCTTTTGGTAAAAAATTCGTGAAGACAATTTTGGAAAAATACCCAAAGGTAAAGCGTTTGATTATTTTTTCTAGAGATGAGCTCAAACAATTTGAAATGGCACAAACTTTTTCTCCAGAAAAATACCCAGCCATTCGTTATTTTATTGGAGATATTCGTGATAAAGAACGTTTGATGCGTGCTTTACACGGAGTAGATATTGTTATTCATGCAGCAGCTCTAAAACAAGTTCCTACTGCTGAATACAATCCTTTTGAATGTATCAAGACTAATGTTTTGGGTGCTCAAAATTTGATTGAAGCCTCTATTGATTCAGGTGTAAAACAAGTAGTTGCTCTTTCTACTGATAAAGCTGCAGCTCCTATTAATTTGTATGGAGCAACAAAGCTTTGTTCAGACAAACTTTTTGTTGCTGCTAATAATATCGCAGGAAGCAATGAAATTAGTTTTTCTGTGGTTCGGTATGGAAATGTAATGGGTTCTCGTGGTTCGGTTATTCCATTTTTTATGAATAAAAGGGCTGAAGGTAAATTACCAATTACGCATGAAGGAATGACACGTTTTAATATTTCTTTAGAAGAAGGAGTAGATCTTGTGCTTTTTGCTTTAGAAAACGCTAAAGGAGGAGAAATATTTGTTCCAAAAATCCCTTCTTATCGTATTCTTGATGTTGCTGAAGCAATCGCTCCCGAATGCAAGAAAGAAATAGTAGGCATTCGCCCTGGAGAAAAAATTCACGAAGAAATGATTACAGAAAGTGATTCGATGAATACAATCGAACTAGAAAACCATTTTATTATTGTTCCTAATGCTCCTTTTGCAAGTTACGAAGAGCAAGTCAATAAATATTTAGGTTATCATGGAGGAAAAGTAGTTGAAGATGGTTTTTCTTATAGCTCTGGAGAAAATACTGACTGGCTTACTATTGAGCAGTTGCGTGAGCTTATCAAAACTCATGTTGACTCTAACTTTGAAGCTTTCGAAGCTACTAGTTAA
- a CDS encoding ABC transporter permease produces the protein MTQEINKDNTKLQDEYWTEEIVPTGSLFDLKLKEVWRYRDLIYLFVKRDFVAQYKQTILGPMWHFIVPFMTTILYVIVFGNIMNVTTNGVHPFLFYLVSTLSWSFFAKCLQGTAVTFSANQSIFGKVYFPRLVTPISTIFSALLGFGISLLLLIGSLAYFYFFTDEKLILSVWLLTLPLLMAISGTLALGLGIIISSLTSKYRDLTIFIGFGVQLLMFFSAVLYPLSQIPEKYEWAAKYNPLVTLMEGYRMAFLGVGSITMIDIAYLGILSVVVFIIGIILFNKTERTFMDTV, from the coding sequence ATGACTCAAGAAATTAATAAAGATAATACAAAGTTACAAGATGAGTATTGGACAGAGGAAATTGTTCCTACTGGTAGTTTATTTGATTTAAAGTTAAAAGAAGTTTGGAGATACAGAGATTTGATATATCTTTTTGTAAAGCGTGATTTTGTTGCTCAATACAAACAAACTATTTTAGGCCCGATGTGGCATTTTATTGTTCCTTTCATGACCACTATTTTGTATGTGATTGTATTTGGAAATATTATGAATGTTACCACAAATGGAGTTCATCCTTTTTTATTTTATCTAGTTAGCACTTTATCTTGGTCATTTTTTGCAAAATGTTTACAAGGCACAGCTGTTACTTTTTCAGCCAATCAAAGTATTTTTGGAAAAGTTTATTTTCCTCGTTTGGTTACTCCTATCTCTACTATTTTTTCAGCTTTACTTGGCTTTGGGATTAGCTTGCTTTTGCTTATTGGCTCGTTAGCTTATTTTTATTTCTTTACAGATGAAAAATTAATTTTATCTGTTTGGCTCTTAACCCTACCTTTACTCATGGCTATAAGTGGAACATTAGCTTTAGGGTTAGGAATTATTATATCTTCACTGACTTCAAAATATAGAGATTTGACTATTTTTATTGGTTTTGGCGTTCAATTATTAATGTTTTTCTCTGCTGTATTATATCCTCTATCTCAAATACCTGAAAAATATGAATGGGCTGCCAAATACAATCCATTAGTTACTTTGATGGAAGGTTATAGAATGGCATTTTTGGGAGTAGGAAGTATTACTATGATAGATATTGCTTACTTAGGAATCTTATCTGTTGTTGTATTTATTATTGGAATTATTCTCTTCAATAAAACAGAAAGAACATTTATGGATACAGTATAA
- the gmk gene encoding guanylate kinase, whose protein sequence is MSQKLIIFSAPSGAGKTTIVKHLLGVYPEILSFSISATTRSPRSYEKPNKDYYFISVNEFIKKMTNNEFIEHEQVYEGLYYGTLRSEVERLWSQGQVVVFDVDVKGGVALKQEFGDAALAVFVKPPSIKELRKRLLSRKTETDETLKARVEKAEIEMEFAPFFDEVVINDSLSEALDFSEKIVEEFILKKPNHNHHQHHKNTTL, encoded by the coding sequence ATGAGCCAAAAATTAATTATTTTTTCTGCCCCTTCTGGAGCTGGCAAAACTACCATCGTCAAACATCTACTAGGTGTTTATCCTGAAATTCTGAGTTTTTCAATCTCTGCTACTACTCGCTCACCTCGTTCTTATGAAAAACCAAATAAAGACTATTATTTTATTTCTGTTAATGAATTCATAAAAAAAATGACAAATAATGAGTTTATAGAACACGAACAAGTTTATGAAGGACTTTATTATGGAACATTACGGAGCGAGGTCGAACGCCTTTGGAGTCAAGGACAAGTTGTCGTTTTTGATGTAGATGTAAAAGGAGGAGTTGCTCTCAAACAAGAATTTGGAGATGCTGCATTAGCCGTTTTTGTAAAACCACCTTCTATCAAAGAGCTTAGAAAGAGATTATTGTCTCGCAAAACAGAAACCGATGAAACCCTCAAAGCACGAGTAGAAAAAGCAGAAATAGAAATGGAGTTTGCTCCTTTTTTTGATGAAGTTGTTATTAATGATTCACTTAGTGAAGCCTTAGATTTTAGTGAAAAAATAGTAGAAGAGTTTATCTTAAAAAAGCCAAACCACAATCATCACCAACATCATAAAAATACAACTCTATGA